In Planctomicrobium piriforme, a genomic segment contains:
- a CDS encoding SDR family NAD(P)-dependent oxidoreductase — translation MAKKRILVTGASRGIGRGCAVQLARAGADVAINFRSHPEEAEEVANEIRAFGQRAMLVQADVSVQSDVETMVQKVVAEWGGIDGLVSNAAYSDRERMVNADMEGFRRTIDVSMWGAFYAVRAVSQQIIKEEHGGSIVVISSPHGVIPIPTAMAYNMAKAAIDHMARTAAIELARHRIRVNIVHPGWIDTPGERKFFSDEQLNEGAKGIPWGRMGQPEEIGRLISFMMSDDCDYMTGSTVLMDGGISLPWWSNRDEGMQ, via the coding sequence ATGGCTAAAAAGAGAATTCTCGTCACCGGCGCCTCGCGCGGCATCGGTCGCGGTTGTGCGGTACAGCTCGCCAGAGCCGGCGCCGACGTCGCTATCAATTTCCGCTCCCACCCGGAAGAGGCGGAAGAAGTCGCTAACGAAATCCGTGCATTCGGACAACGGGCGATGCTTGTACAGGCCGACGTCTCGGTGCAGTCCGACGTCGAGACGATGGTGCAGAAGGTCGTGGCGGAATGGGGGGGCATCGATGGCCTCGTCTCCAACGCCGCGTACAGCGACCGCGAGCGGATGGTCAACGCCGACATGGAAGGCTTCCGCCGCACGATCGACGTGAGCATGTGGGGGGCGTTCTACGCCGTCCGCGCGGTCTCGCAGCAGATCATCAAGGAAGAACACGGCGGATCGATTGTCGTCATCAGCTCGCCGCACGGCGTCATCCCGATTCCCACGGCGATGGCCTACAACATGGCCAAAGCCGCCATCGACCACATGGCCCGCACCGCGGCCATCGAACTCGCCCGTCATCGCATTCGGGTGAACATCGTCCACCCCGGCTGGATCGATACCCCCGGCGAACGCAAATTCTTCTCCGACGAACAACTGAATGAAGGCGCCAAAGGGATTCCCTGGGGACGGATGGGACAACCGGAAGAGATTGGCCGGCTCATCAGTTTCATGATGAGCGATGACTGCGACTACATGACCGGCAGCACTGTCCTGATGGACGGCGGCATCAGCCTCCCCTGGTGGTCAAACCGCGACGAAGGCATGCAGTAG
- a CDS encoding bifunctional 4-hydroxy-2-oxoglutarate aldolase/2-dehydro-3-deoxy-phosphogluconate aldolase produces MSKDADLRRVLDLGLVAIIRASSGDQLLNVSKALLAGGIDVIEVTFTVPGALQIIQQISKELGGKILLGAGTVLDPETARAALLAGAEFIVTPVVNIEVIQMCQRYGKLCMAGAFTPTEILTAWQAGADIVKVFPAEIGGPNYLKILHGPLPQVRLLPTGGVNLDTLPAFVKAGACAVGLGSSLVEKEALAKGDMQRIQTLAAAYVQKMHECRTL; encoded by the coding sequence ATGAGCAAAGATGCGGATCTGCGACGGGTACTGGATCTCGGACTGGTCGCCATCATTCGGGCGTCCAGCGGCGATCAGTTGCTCAATGTCTCGAAGGCCCTGCTGGCTGGCGGCATCGATGTCATTGAAGTGACCTTTACCGTCCCTGGCGCGCTGCAGATCATTCAGCAGATCAGTAAGGAACTCGGCGGCAAGATTCTGCTGGGGGCAGGTACTGTTCTCGATCCCGAGACCGCCAGGGCCGCACTGCTCGCCGGCGCGGAGTTCATCGTCACGCCGGTGGTGAATATCGAAGTGATTCAGATGTGCCAGCGGTACGGGAAACTGTGCATGGCCGGCGCGTTCACTCCGACCGAAATCCTCACCGCCTGGCAGGCGGGCGCGGATATCGTGAAGGTCTTCCCGGCCGAAATCGGCGGACCCAACTATTTGAAGATCCTGCACGGCCCCTTGCCCCAGGTGCGGCTGCTGCCGACCGGCGGCGTCAATCTCGACACGTTGCCTGCCTTTGTAAAAGCCGGCGCCTGCGCCGTTGGTCTGGGGTCATCACTGGTCGAGAAAGAGGCTCTCGCCAAAGGGGACATGCAGCGTATTCAAACCCTGGCCGCGGCCTATGTGCAGAAGATGCATGAATGCCGAACGCTGTGA
- a CDS encoding O-acetyl-ADP-ribose deacetylase, protein MRRNLAECLLELVQGDITRQQVDAIVNAANSRLAGGGGVDGAIHQAGGPEIMAETNRLYPQGCPTGQAVISTAGTLPARYVLHAVGPMWKGGRQGERALLQSAYRHGLQLALENECASIAFPAISTGVYGYPVDRAATDSLEAVIDFLRERHAPQRTRFVLFGPGAYGAYCRALQELLPE, encoded by the coding sequence ATGCGCCGCAATCTGGCGGAATGCCTGCTCGAACTTGTGCAGGGAGACATCACCCGGCAACAGGTCGATGCGATTGTGAATGCCGCCAACTCGCGTCTGGCCGGCGGCGGGGGCGTCGATGGTGCGATTCATCAGGCAGGCGGCCCTGAGATCATGGCCGAAACCAACCGGCTCTACCCGCAAGGCTGTCCGACAGGTCAGGCGGTCATTTCCACAGCAGGCACGCTGCCAGCCCGCTATGTGCTGCACGCGGTCGGCCCGATGTGGAAAGGGGGCCGTCAGGGAGAACGGGCACTGCTGCAGTCGGCCTATCGACACGGCCTGCAACTGGCCCTCGAGAATGAGTGCGCCTCGATCGCGTTTCCCGCGATCAGTACCGGCGTCTACGGCTATCCGGTCGATCGCGCCGCTACCGATTCTTTGGAAGCGGTGATCGACTTCCTGCGCGAACGCCACGCCCCGCAACGCACAAGATTCGTCCTCTTCGGCCCCGGCGCTTACGGCGCCTACTGCCGCGCCCTGCAAGAACTCTTGCCGGAGTAG
- the bcp gene encoding thioredoxin-dependent thiol peroxidase gives MANVPSIGKKAPSFTLPAIPEGKVKLSDYSDKQNVVLYFYPRDNTPGCTQEACDFRDNLASLNDADTVVLGVSTDSAKSHQKFAEKFSLTFPLLADEDHAVAEKYGVWVEKKNYGKTYMGLQRSTFLIGKDGKVKAVWPNVKVKGHVADVAAKVAELHAE, from the coding sequence ATGGCAAACGTTCCCAGCATTGGCAAAAAAGCCCCCTCATTCACCCTTCCGGCAATCCCCGAAGGCAAGGTGAAACTGAGCGATTATTCTGACAAGCAGAATGTCGTCCTGTACTTCTACCCACGCGACAACACGCCTGGGTGTACGCAGGAAGCCTGCGATTTTCGTGACAACCTTGCCAGTTTGAACGATGCCGACACGGTGGTGCTGGGAGTCAGTACCGACAGCGCCAAATCACACCAGAAGTTTGCCGAGAAGTTCTCGCTGACGTTTCCGCTGCTGGCGGATGAAGATCACGCCGTCGCCGAGAAGTATGGCGTCTGGGTCGAGAAGAAAAACTACGGCAAGACCTACATGGGTCTGCAGCGGTCGACGTTTCTCATCGGCAAGGACGGCAAAGTGAAAGCGGTCTGGCCGAACGTCAAGGTGAAAGGGCACGTCGCCGACGTCGCTGCGAAAGTGGCCGAGTTGCATGCTGAATAG